The Klebsiella africana sequence TCCACGCTGTACTGGGGCGTTGCCGAATGGGCTTATTACTACCAGACCCCGGGCCTTAACATTGCCCCGCAATCGCCGAAAGCGCTGGAATACAGCATCCCTTACTCTTTCTTCCACTGGGGCATTAGCGCCTGGGCAACCTATACCCTCGCTTCGCTGATCATGGCCTATCACTTCCACGTGCGGAAAAATAAAGGTCTCAGCCTCTCCGGGATCGTTTCGGCGATCACCGGCGTTAATCCGCAGGGGTTCTGGGGCCGCCTGGTCGATCTAATGTTCCTGATCGCCACCGTCGGTGCGTTAACCATTTCGCTGGTGGTCACAGCCGCCACCTTCACGCGCGGCCTGTCAGCACTCACCGGACTGCCGGATAACTTCACCGTCCAGGCGTTTGTGATCCTGCTCTCCGGCGGTATTTTCTGCATGAGTTCGTGGATTGGTATCAACAACGGCCTGCAGCGACTGAGCAAAATGGTCGGCTGGGGGGCGTTCCTGCTGCCATTGGTGGTATTACTGGTTGGCCCGACCGAATTCATCACCAATAACATCATCAACGCCATCGGGCTGACGAGCCAAAACTTCCTGCAGATGAGCCTGTTTACCGACCCGCTCGGCGACGGCGCCTTTACCCGCAACTGGACCGTCTTCTACTGGTTGTGGTGGATCTCCTATACCCCTGGCGTAGCGATGTTCGTCACCCGCGTCTCCCGCGGACGTAAGATTAAAGAGGTAATCTGGGGGCTTATCCTCGGCAGTACCGCCGGCTGCTGGTTCTTCTTCGGGGTGATGGAAAGCTATGCCATGCACCAGTTCGTCAACGGGGTGATTAACGTGCCGCAGGTGATGCAAACCCTCGGCGGCGAAACCGCCGTCCAGCAGGTGCTGATGTCGCTGCCGGCGGGCAAGCTGTTCCTCGCCGCCTATCTGTTCGTGATGATTGTTTTCCTCGCCTCGCACATGGATGCGGTGGCCTACACCATGGCGGCGACCAGTACCCGTAACCTGCGCGAAGGCGACGATCCGGATCGCGGCATGCGCCTGTTCTGGTGCGTGGTGATCACCCTCATCCCGCTATCGATTCTGTTTACCGGCGCCTCGCTGGAAACCATGAAAACCACCGTGGTGCTAACCGCCCTACCGTTCCTTGCCATTTTACTGATCAAGACCGGCGGCTTCGTACGCTGGCTAAAACAGGACTACGCCCACGTCCCGGTCCATCAGATAGAAACCCATACGCCCGAGCCCATTATTAAAGCCGAGACGCTGCCGGTTGGCGCGGTACTCAAAGGCGACGGCCAGTCGCTATAAAACCTCTTACTGACAATAATCACAAGGAGCCCCTACATGAGCAATTTGAGCCCTGACTTCACCCTGCCGATTAACTTTTGCGCTAATCCGCAGGATGCCTGGACCATTCCGGCCCGTTTTTACACCGACAGCCAGGCGTTTGAGCACGAGAAAGAGCGTATCTTCGCCAATAGCTGGATTTGCGTCGCCCACGGCAGCGAAGTCGCCAGGCCGAACGATTACATCACCCGGGAGATCATCGGTGAAAATATCGTTATCGTCCGCGGTCGCGACAACATTCTGCGTGCCTTCTATAACGTCTGCCCGCACCGCGGCCACCAGCTGCTGAGCGGTGAAGGTAAAGCCAAAAACGTGATTACCTGCCCCTATCACGCCTGGGCCTTCAAGCTGGACGGCAATCTCGCCCACGCCCGCAACTGCGAAAACGTGGAGAATTTCGATAGCGAAAAGGCAACGCTGGTACCGGTTCGCCTGGAAGAGTATGCCGGCTTTGTGTTTATCAATATGAACCCGGAGGCAGAGAGCGTGGAAACGCAGCTCCCGGGGCTGCAGGACAAAGTGCTGGAAGCCTGTCCGGACGTGCATGATCTGAAACTGGCGGCCCGCTTTACCACCCTTACTCCAGCGAACTGGAAAAATATCGTCGATAACTATCTGGAATGTTACCACTGCGGCCCGGCGCATCCAGGCTTCTCGGATTCCGTGCAGGTTGACCGTTACTGGCACACCATGCACGGCAAATGGACGCTGCAGTATGGCTTCGCCAAACCGTCCGAGCAGTCGTTTAAATTCGAAGAAGGCACCGACGCCGCGTTCCACGGTTTCTGGCTGTGGCCGTGCACCATGCTCAACGTCACGCCGATCAAAGGCATGATGACCGTCATTTATGAATTCCCGGTGGATGAAGAGACCACCCTGCAGAATTACGACATCTATTTCACCAACGAAGAGCTGACCGACGATCAGAAAGCGCTGATTGAGTGGTATCGCGACGTGTTCCGCCCGGAAGATTTACGCCTGGTGGAAAGCGTGCAGAAGGGGCTGAAGTCCCGCGGCTATCGCGGCCAGGGGCGCATTATGGCGGATAACAGCGGCAGCGGTATCTCCGAGCATGGGATCGCGCATTTCCACAATCTGGTGGCCCAGGTGTTCCAGCAGTAATCGTCGAAGGAGCTTGCTATGTCTGTGTTTCACTCAGATCTGTTTCGCCAGCAGGCGCTGATTGCCGGAAGCTGGCGCGACGCTGCCGACGGCACGACGCTTACCGTCAGCAATCCCTCCACCGGCGCGACGCTCGGCCAGATCCCCAATATGGGCCGGACGGAGGCGCAACAGGCGGTGGATGCCGCCGCAGCCGCGCTGCCGGCATGGCGCGCGCTTACCGCCGCCCAGCGCGCCGCACTATTGAAGAACTGGCACCGCCTGATCCTCGAAAACAAGACCGCGCTGGCGCAGATCATGACCGCCGAGCAGGGCAAGCCGCTGGCGGAAGCGGAAGGCGAAATCGCCTATGCCGCCTCGTTTATTGAGTGGTTTGCCGAACAAGGGAAACGCGCCAACGGCGAGATAATTCCCTCCCCCGGCGCCGATAAACGCCTGATGGTGATCCGCCAGGGGGTAGGCGTCTGCGCGGCGATTACCCCGTGGAACTTCCCGGCGGCGATGATCACCCGTAAGGCCGGCCCGGCGCTGGCCGCAGGTTGTACGATGGTGATCAAGCCCGCCAACGAAACGCCGTTTACCGCGCTGGCGATGGCGGAACTGGCTAATCAGGCCGGGATCCCGCAGGGCGTCATTAACGTCGTCACCGGCCAGTCGCGTGAGATTGGCGCGGTGTTCACCGGCGATGAGCGGGTACGTAAGCTCTCCTTTACCGGCTCGACCGAAGTTGGCCGCGTGCTGATGCGCCAG is a genomic window containing:
- a CDS encoding BCCT family transporter, which encodes MLSNVKKKDVPLIAISLAAIVFIAATLSLFPQQTAQAANSIFNGVTRLLGSTVQVLVLLALGLVLYLATSKYGNIRLGEGKVEYSTLSWLFMFICAGLGSSTLYWGVAEWAYYYQTPGLNIAPQSPKALEYSIPYSFFHWGISAWATYTLASLIMAYHFHVRKNKGLSLSGIVSAITGVNPQGFWGRLVDLMFLIATVGALTISLVVTAATFTRGLSALTGLPDNFTVQAFVILLSGGIFCMSSWIGINNGLQRLSKMVGWGAFLLPLVVLLVGPTEFITNNIINAIGLTSQNFLQMSLFTDPLGDGAFTRNWTVFYWLWWISYTPGVAMFVTRVSRGRKIKEVIWGLILGSTAGCWFFFGVMESYAMHQFVNGVINVPQVMQTLGGETAVQQVLMSLPAGKLFLAAYLFVMIVFLASHMDAVAYTMAATSTRNLREGDDPDRGMRLFWCVVITLIPLSILFTGASLETMKTTVVLTALPFLAILLIKTGGFVRWLKQDYAHVPVHQIETHTPEPIIKAETLPVGAVLKGDGQSL
- the yeaW gene encoding carnitine monooxygenase, oxygenase subunit YeaW yields the protein MSNLSPDFTLPINFCANPQDAWTIPARFYTDSQAFEHEKERIFANSWICVAHGSEVARPNDYITREIIGENIVIVRGRDNILRAFYNVCPHRGHQLLSGEGKAKNVITCPYHAWAFKLDGNLAHARNCENVENFDSEKATLVPVRLEEYAGFVFINMNPEAESVETQLPGLQDKVLEACPDVHDLKLAARFTTLTPANWKNIVDNYLECYHCGPAHPGFSDSVQVDRYWHTMHGKWTLQYGFAKPSEQSFKFEEGTDAAFHGFWLWPCTMLNVTPIKGMMTVIYEFPVDEETTLQNYDIYFTNEELTDDQKALIEWYRDVFRPEDLRLVESVQKGLKSRGYRGQGRIMADNSGSGISEHGIAHFHNLVAQVFQQ
- a CDS encoding NAD-dependent succinate-semialdehyde dehydrogenase, giving the protein MSVFHSDLFRQQALIAGSWRDAADGTTLTVSNPSTGATLGQIPNMGRTEAQQAVDAAAAALPAWRALTAAQRAALLKNWHRLILENKTALAQIMTAEQGKPLAEAEGEIAYAASFIEWFAEQGKRANGEIIPSPGADKRLMVIRQGVGVCAAITPWNFPAAMITRKAGPALAAGCTMVIKPANETPFTALAMAELANQAGIPQGVINVVTGQSREIGAVFTGDERVRKLSFTGSTEVGRVLMRQCAESIKKLSLELGGNAPFIVFDDADIDKAVEGALIAKFRNAGQTCVCVNRFYIHRAVYDQFCDKFVARVAALKVGDGSESNVQIGPLINADAGRKVQSLLDDALTRGATLLTGGKAHPLGGNFFTPTVIGDVQPGSLLLQEEIFGPVAALVKFEDEQEVIEQANDTIYGLASYFYSNDAARIWRVSEQLEYGIVGINTGLISNEVAPFGGVKQSGLGREGSEHGIEDYLEMKYLCQGL